The Candidatus Zymogenus saltonus DNA segment TGACCGAGCTTGGGCTCGATGACATCCCCAAGCTCGTTGTCTTCAACAAGATGGACCTTGTCGATCCCGACACCCTTTTAAGCCGCACGAGGGGATATAACGCCGTTACAGCCTCCGCGGTCGATTCATCGACCCTTCTGCCATTAATTGGAAGGATGGAGGGGGAGATGGTAAGGATTATGAAGGGCGGGCGGCGGACCAATATGGACGTCTCTCACGAGGCACATTAGATGATAGAGGTAGACAGGTTAGTAAAGAAATTCGATGAAGTGACCGCCGTAGACGACATATCGTTTGAGGTCAAGGAGGGGGAGTCGTTCGGCTTTTTGGGGCCGAACGGCGCCGGAAAGACCACCACCATAAGGATACTCACCACGCTTATCCTGCCGACGAGCGGAAGGGGAAGGGTTAACGGATACGATATTGCAAAGGAGTCGGACAGGGTCAGGGAGAGCATAGGGATCATCTTTCAGGAGCCGAGCCTGGACGAGCGCCTAACCGCCTACGACAACCTATACTTTCACGCCGCCCTCTACCGGGTGCCGAAGAGGGAAATAAGGCCGAGGATAGAAAAGGCGCTGACGATGGTGGAGCTTAGGAAATTCAAGGACAAGGTTGTAAATACCTTCTCGGGCGGAATGAAGCGCCGCCTCGAGATCGCGAGGGGATTCCTTCACATGCCGAGGGTCCTATTTTTGGACGAGCCGACCCTGGGTCTCGATCCCCAGACGAGGAGGGTGATCTGGGAATATATCCGAAAGCTCAAGGACGACTTCGGTGTGACCCTATTTCTCACGACCCACTACATGGAGGAGGCTGAAGAGTCGGACAGGGTCGGGATCATCCACAAGGGAAAGATAGTCGCGGTCGATTCCCCGGAGAACATGAAAAAGAGTATCGGAAGGGACACGATCGTCCTTTCCAACAGCGACGGCAACGAGAGGGCCGTAAGGGCCCTCGGGTTCGATGTCGTGAGAGCCGGCGACAAGCTCATGATAGGCGTCGACAGCTCCGAGGATGCGCTGAGAAAGATTCTCAATGGAGGGGTATCCCTGGAAAACCTTATGATAAAGAGGCCCACCCTGGAGGATGTCTTCATCGAGATTACCGGAACGGCGATCGCAGACGAGCCGGGAAACTCGATGAGTCTTATCAAGCGGGCGGTGAGAATGAGGAGGATGAAATGAGCGGCCAAGGGAGGATGATGGAAAGGGAGAAAACGGGGGAGGACTGGGGGATTCTCGGGAAATTCCTCTACGGTACGTACATCATCTGGCTGAGGGACATGAAGAGGTTGCTCCGGGACAAGCACCAGTTTTACGGCTCGTTAGCCAGGCCGATCCTATGGCTCTTGATCCTCGGGATGGGGCTGAGGCCTGTCTTCACGGTGACCAGCGGCGTGGACTACATCCAGTACATCTTCCCAGGGATCGTGGTGATGTCCCTTATCTTCTCCGGGATGTGGGCGGGAATATCGGTGATCTGGGACAGGGAGTTCGGTTTCTTGAAGGAGATACTGGTCGCCCCCATCCCCAGAACTTCCATCGTCGCCGGCAAGGTGATGGGGGGCGCGGCCCAGGCCCTTCTCCAGGGATCCATAACTCTTATATTCGCTCCGATAATCGGCCTCAGGTTTGCGCTCATGGACATTTTTTTGATGATCGCCGTAATGCTGATAATCTCGATAGCGCTGGCCTCCCTGGGGATAGTCATCGCCAGCAGGATGCACTCCTACGAGGGATTCGGGACAGTGTCAAATTTCGTCATAATGCCGCTGTTCTTTCTCTCCGGGGCGATATACCCCGTGGAGACCCTGCCCGGGTGGCTTAAGGTTATGGTGAGCCTCAACCCGGTGACGTACGGGGTCGATCTTATGCGGGGCGTCGTCCTGGGGATGAGGAGCTTCCCCCTCGTTGACGATATTACGTACATCGTGGGATTCGGCGTCGCCATGGGGGGGTTGGCGGTGATCCTCTTCAGGAGGCACTGACAGGAATCGCGGGAATCGATATAAGTAGGGACGGTGCAGGGGGTGAAGTGGACTAATGGGATTGAGGTTCCCAATCCTTTTTTTGTTTCACCTTTGGAGAGCCTTAAATAGAAGTCTCAGTCTCAAATTAACCGATTGAACCGGGAGTAACTTTCGTGAGTCTATTTGAAATCTTCATGCTCGTATGCTTCGGCGCGGCGTGGCCGTTTTCTATATACAAATCATACAAATCGAGGTCGAATCTGGGGAAGAGCGTCTTTTTCCTCTTCGTGGTGTTTGCCGGCTACATGTTCGGGACCGTCCACAAGATGCTCTACAACTTCGACCCGGTGATCTACCTCTACATGCTGAATGCGACGATGGTCCTCGCCGATATCGCCCTGTACTTCAGAAACGACTATCTAAGACGTCTATTTAAAGATATTCTCTAATATCGACTTGCCCAGTTCTTTGAGGGCCTTCGAGCCGCCTTCACTTCCCAGTCCAAAAAGCCCTTCGTACTCGATCTTGAACTTCACGTTGTCCAAGGTTCCGGTGACGGTAAAGGGGATCTTGTCGAGCTTTCCCCCCATCCCGATTGAGGAGGTGAGCTTCTCAAAGCTGGAGGTCCTCACGACCTCTTCGCTGGGGTAGATGTTTCCCGAAAAGTCGAGCACGCCGTTAAACCCGAGATAACCCTGGGTCATGGAGTTGTACGATGGCCCTTCGGTCTTGAAGTCATTGGTAAAGAGCTTTCCCGAATCTATGGTATAGCTTCCGCCCATGTAGCTGAAATCGCCCGTGTCCAGCTCCGCCGGGAGCGTGGCGGGCGGGATTTTAAGCGACTTTGCCAACTCCTTCCGGATACTGAAATCGGGCACCGTCCCGTCGGTCACAGAGACGTTGCCCTTCCCTTTAAGGTCGCTGGTAAAGGCCTTCCCCCCTTTTATGGGAAAGGCGAAGTTCCCGTCTAACTTGAGCGTCCCAACGATAAGGTTTTCCTCGTCGGAAATGCTGTTCAAAAGCTCGTGGAACCTGATCCCGCTCGCCCTGATCGAGAGCTCCCCTGATGGACTTTCGGAGGCGTATCTGAAAATCCCCTCTGCGCCGACAATCCCGCCGTAGATCGAAAAGACGAACTCCTTGATAACCGCCTCTCCCCCCCCGACCGAACAGGTAAAATCGACCTTGGATACTCTGGTCTTGTTAAAGGATGCGTTTTCGATTTCTCCCACGATCTTTCCTTCGATCTCTTTAGATTCGAGAGAATTTTTATCTCCCGTAAATACTGTCGGGAGGTTTATCGATGAGACATCGAGGTCAACTCCCGAAAGCTCAACAATCTTTACGGGTTGATGGGTCTTCGCCCCGGACCTTTCGGAGGAGTAGACAAACCGTCCCCCTACGATCTCTATCGACCGTATGGATACACTCCTTATCTTGAAGAGGCTTTTCACACTGTCCCCGGGAGAGGGCGCCGGAGCGATCTCATTGTCGCCGGTCGATGGCGAAAAATCTTTCTCCCCTTCCGGCGCGCCCCGGTCTCGGTCAACCGCGTTTGACTCGGCGATGTTGAGAGTACCGTCCCTGTACTTTACGATGTTGAATTCCGGCCCCTTCAGGACGACCTTTTTTATCCCGAGCTCCCCCTTGAGCAGGCGGATGAGGGATATCCTTGCCGTGATCGAAGATGTGGAGAGTATGTTTTTGTCTTTGATTTTAGGGTCTTTGACCGAGACGTCCTTTGCCTTCAGCCCGACGCCGCCGATTAGGGACAGTGAGAGCTTTCCGATCTCGACCTCTTTTCCTGTCTTCTCCTTTATCTTGCTTATGATCTCGGGGCGGTATCCGTCCATGTCGACAAAAAATGTGACAATGGCCGGAATGACAACGAAGACGAGAACTACAAAAATTACTGCAAGGATAGCAACGATTTTCAATGCTCTCGCCTTTGGTTTTGAGATTTTCATTTTTTTGACTATACAAAAAGTTTGGATACAAAAAACGGGTCGAATAAAAGGGGCGTCTTCTTAAAAGATATTGCTCCTCTCATGCTCCCTTATGCCAATCGGTATCCATACAATATCTTCAATATTTTTAATACTTTATCCCATTTTTCCCTTGACTCTCGACATTGCGCAATATACAGCGGGTGACCCCGACACAATCGAGAGCGTCAGCCCAGCTTCTTCAAAAGCCACGCCATATTCCGGCCGAGATTCTTCATGATCTCCACCCCCTCGGCGTCGCCTTTCACGTCACCCTTTTCAAGGCCGAAACCCATGTTCCAGTAGGACGATCCGGGGACGATCATCTGGGAGATGAGGAAGAAGTGGTTTATGGAGTCGAAGGTGGGAAGGGAGCCCGCCCTCCTTGCGGCCACCACCGCGGCCCCCACCTTCCGTTTGAACATATCGTCGTTCCCCTTGGCGACGTATCCCGCGCGGTCGATCAAAGACTTGATATTTGACGTATAGTTCGAAAAATAAACAGGGGAGCCGATAATGATCCCGTCAGCATTGAGCATTGCATCGATATAGCCGTTCATCTCGTCTTTTGTCATCGAGCAATGCTTGTCCTTGTTGGTTTTACATTTGCGGCAGGCCTGACAATCGATCAGGTTTTTGCCGGCAAGACTGATCAGCTCGGTCTCTATCCCCTTGGCTTTCAGCTCATTCAATACGAGGTCGATCAAGACAGCGGTATTTCCGTCTTTCCTTGGGCTTCCGTTGAAGGCGACTACTTTCATCTCTTTATCTATTCTCCTTTAACCGAGATTGGTATCGGTGCATGATGGCGGTGACGTCCTTAAGTTAATTGCTGGATAGCAGATATGTCTCGATAAACTTGTCTATCTCCCCATCGAGGACCGCGTCGACGTTTCCGACCTCGATCCCCGTCCGGTGATCCTTGACGAGCCTGTAAGGCTGCATGGTGTAGGTCCTGATCTGACTCCCCCAGGAAATATCCTTCTTCTGGCTGTGGAGCTCTTCCTGCTTCTTTCTCTCCTCCTCGAGCCTGTTCTCGTAGAGGCGCGACTTCAATATCTTAAGGGCTATCGCCTTGTTTCTGTGCTGGGACTTTTCGTTGCTGCAGGTGACAACGATGTTTGTGGGGAGATGGGTAATTCTGACGGCGCTGTCGGTCTTGTTGACATGCTGTCCCCCCGCCCCGGAGGCCCTGAAGGTGTCGATCCTCAGGTCGCTCTCGTTTATCTCGATGTCGATGTCGTCATCCACCTGGGGGCTCACGAAGACCGAGGCGAAGGAAGTGTGCCTTCTCTTTCCTGTGTCGAAGGGAGATATGCGAATCAGCCTGTGTACGCCCACCTCCGCCTTTAAGAGACCGTAGGCGTAATCGCCCTCTACGAGAAAGGTTATGTTTTTTATTCCGGCCTCGTCCCCCGGAAGGAGGTCGACGACCTCCAGCTCAAAGTCCCTCGACTCGATCCACCTGCTGTACATCCGAAAGAGCATTTCGGCCCAGTCTTGCGCCTCCGTTCCGCCGGCGCCGGAGTTTATCTGGACTATGGCGGAGTTCCTGTCGTTTTCGCCCGAAAGCATCCGCCTTGTCTCCATCTTGTCGATCTCTCTTTCGAGATTATCGAGCTTCTTTAAGATCTCGTCCGCGGCATCCTTTTCGCCGTCGTCCAGCATCTCGGTTAGGATCGTCAGCTCCTCGAAGTCCTTCTCCAGGCCGGATATCCAGCTCAGCTGATCCTCGACGGCGGTTTTTTCCCGCCCGATCTTTTTGGCCCTCTCCGTGTCGTTCCAGAAGTCGGGCGAGGACATGATCTCTTCAAGCTCGCCGAGACGCCTTTTCAGTGCCTCCGGCTCAAAGAAACCCCCGTAATGTATAAAAACGCTCCTCAAAATCCCTGAGGCTGTCGGTGAAATCCGAAGATAGATCGACTATCATCTCCTCTCCTCCTCAAATAGTGTGAAAATGGATTATACTTTTAGTTTACTTTTTCTTTCTTTTCTTATTCAGCGATCCTCTGATTATACCAGAAATGCCGACCAGAAGGGGGAAAATAAAGGCGAGGGTTACGAGCTGGGCGAAGATGTCGCCGAACCTCGTGTAAAAGGTCAGCCGGTTTCCTATCTTCACCTTATCGGTCACGGCCGTTCTCTTGAAGATGGGAGTCTGGCTTTTTACCCTGCCTATGGTGTCGACAAAGGCTGACACCCCGGTGTTGGCGCACCGGACAAGCGGGATCCTTGTCTCTATCGCCCTGATTCGGGACATCGAAAAATGCTGGTAGGGGGCGCTGGTCTTCCCGAACCAGGCGTCGTTGGTAATGTTGATGAAGAGGACGGCGCCGTCTTTTGCATAATCTCTGGTCATGTAGGGAAAGATCGCCTCGTAACAGACGAGAGATCCCAAGCCGCCGAAGCCGGTCTCAAGGGGCTCTCTCTTCTCACCGGGGAGATAATCCCCAACGCCCTCGACTATCTTGTCAACGAAGAAGAAGAGCCGCTTTAAGGGCACGTATTCCGCAAAGGGGACGAGGTGGGTCTTGTCGTACTTGCCGACCAGTGAGCCTTCGGGATTCAGGAGATAGGCGCTGTTCTGGTATCTGTATTGTTCGCCGATGATCTTGTAGTCGACGGTACCGAAGAATAGGTACGCCTCTGTAATCATCGCCAGCCCCTCCACCCTGGGGCGAAAGTATGGGTGGTCTTTGAAGAAGAAGGGGGTTGCCGTCTCCGACCAGACGATCAGGTCGGGATTTGATTTTTCGGTGGAGAGCGTCAATTCCTCGTAAATCGATACGGTCTCGTCCTGGTAGGCCGGGTTCCACTTTATGTCCTGGCGGATATTTCCTTGGATCAGGGAGACTGTTATCCCCGGTGCAGAAGATGCCCTTTTCGTCTCCCTGTTTATGGCGTAAAGGCCGTAGGCGATGAGGATTGCGACGAGGGAAGCCGAAACGGCGACCTCGGCCCAAGGAAATTTCTTCCTTGCCCCCACTATCTTCAAGAAGACGAGGTATACGGCGGCGTTGACAATAGCTATCGTGAAGGTTACGCCGAAGACGCCGGTGATATCCAAGACCTGTACGACGGGAAGAAAGGGAATCTGGGAGTGGCCGATGAAACACCAGGGGAATCCCGTGAAGAGTGTACCCCTGAGATACTCCAGGGCGGTTAAGGCTATAGGCACCGATACGATTTCGGAGGTGCCGAATCTCTCCCTCGTCCAAGAGACGAAGGCTGAAAAGACGCCGGCGTATATGGAGACGTAAAGCACCAGGAGTACTGTGATGAGAATTCCAAGGTATATCGGGACTCCGCCGTATCTGGAGGCGGGAAGGGCGGTCCAATAGAATACGCCGAGATTTGCGAACAGGCCGAAGACAAATCCCAATATCGAGGCCCTGTACGGCGAGTAGTCCTTTACGGCGAAGAGGAGGGGCACAAGGCAAATCCAGGCCAGAATCGAGATCGAGGGGGCGGGCAGAGACAGGAAAAAGAGGCAGCCCCCGAATCCGGCGAGGATAACGTCTTTTATCCACTTCGGCCTGTCTTCCATCTTTCCTTCAATTTTTACGCTTTTCTTAGCTTTCGGTTTCAAAATGAGCTTCTCCCTGACTCTAAATATAAAAACTGTTTTTTTGCGGGGTGAAACGATTACATAGCCGCTCGGCATGTTTTCAGCGAAGACAATATTTAGGCCTGCCCCCGATGTTTTGTCAAAGCTTTTTTGGCCGTTTAGACACCATCATTCCCTTTATGACATGAACCTGTCGTGTTGAATAACAACAGGGGTTAAAATGACCGTTTTATATATCGTGGATACCTATCAAGGAGAGGAGCCTTGCCTCCTCCTTCAACATGAGCAATTCGTCTTCCGTCGACGCCCCCTCCCTTGGGTCGTGGACGTACCCCAGAAGGTGCAAAAGGCCGTGGACTGTGAGGATGATGATCTCCTCCGTGAGGCCCACCCCCCTTGTCTTCGCCTGACGTTCCGCCGTGTCTACGCTTACCACAATGTCTCCAAGGATATAAGGGGGGAGATCCTTTGTGCCTTCAGTTTGCGGCTCACCCTGCCCGAACGACAAGACGTTTGTAGCCCCTTTCCTGTTGAGATATCGCTCGTTTAAGGAAGATATTGTCTCGTCGTCCGTCAGGAGAATCGAAAGCTCGGCTTTATCTCTTCCCGTTTCTTCGAGGAGGGTTTGCACCTTCAACTCTATTGCTTTTGTCTCCACCTTTTTTTGGTGCCTCTCGCTTTTTATTAGGACCGTCAAACTTCTCGCCCTCCATTTCCGCTTCTTCCCTTTCCCGGTCGATGACCGGCTCGGGATAATCGATCCTCTGGTGAAAGATGCCGTTTAGCACCTGAATAAAGCTCCGGCCGATGGCGTCGAGGTCTTTTAGGGTAAGCTCGCACTGGTCGAGCTGGCCGTCGAGGAAGAGCCTCTCTATTATCGACTGGACCATAGCCGAGACCCTTGCAGGCTTCGGATCGGTAAGCACCTTTGATGCGGCCTCGACGTTGTCGGCAAGGAGCACCAGCCCGGCCTCTCGGGTCTGCGGCTTCGGCCCAGGGTATCTGAAGCTCTTTTCGTCCACAGGATTGCCTTTCCCATCGTCCGACTCCACGGCTCTTTGATAAAAGTAGTTTATCAGGTGTGTTCCGTGGTGCTGCTGTATTACGTTGATGATCTCGTCTCCCAGCTTGTACTTTCTGGCGAGATCCACGCCGTCCTTCACGTGAGAGATCAAGATTAGACTGGACATATGAGGAGACAGCCTGTCGTGGGGATTGTTGTCAATAGTCGTGTTTTCGATGAAGTAGTTCGGCTTTTTTATCTTTCCAATGTCGTGGTAATATGCGCTAACCCTGGCGAGGAGGGGATTGGCATGGATCGCAGTTGCACCCGCCTCCGCGAGGTTTCCTACAATGATGCTGTGATGGTAGGTCCCCGGGGAGCGAATGACCATGTCCTTCAACAGGGGATGGTCGAGGTTGGAGAGCTCCACGAGCTTGATGTCCGTGGTGTATCCGAAGAGGAGCTCCACAAGGGGGGTAAACCCGAGGACAAGGACAGATGCGATTATAGCCCCGAAAAATCCGAAAAGACTGAAGGCCAGGGCGGAGAAGACGGTTCCAGGATTGGTGCTGATGCTGGAGAGCACATCGGTGTAAAGGAGCTTAATCTTGCTTACGTTGAGCAAAAAGATCAGCAGGATGTTGACAAGCCCTACGACAAAACCCGCATATACGAGGGTGGAGCGCTGTTTTGTCTTCGCCACCAAGTGGGCCCCGAGCAGCGAACCGATAAAGAGATACGACATGAATAGGACATCATCGCCCAATATTATGCCGGAGAATATGCTCGATATGATCGCATATATTATCGCCGACTCGGAGTTCAGGACTATCCTTACCAGCATGGCCCCGGCGATTACGGGGATGGCGAATTTGTATGCAGATTGCGGAATGCTTTCGTATCTGTCGCCAAGGGCGTCGGCCATGAACAATCCGAATTTTGTAATTATCAGAAATACCAGAATGGTAATGCAGTAGAATATCAAGTCTTTGTTTGACGACTTGAATTTGCTGATATTTTTCGATGCGAAGATGAAGGATACGTAGATCAGAATCGAGATGAGCGTGAGAATTCCAAGAAAAACAAGAAATAGGTTGTAATCCTTTTGGGATTCGGCGATTCCGTTTAAGATCGTCAGATGATTCTTGTCTATTCGGTATCCGTCCTCGATTATCATCTGCCCCTTTTCGATCTTGATCGTTATTGGCTTTACGTTTTTCGCCGCAAGCTCTTTTCGCCTGTCTGTCTCGGTGAGATTATATGTAACGTTCGGCTTGATCAGGAGCTTTGATATCTCCATGGCTGGCTTGACGACCCTTATGGAGATGTCCGGAGACAATGACTTGGCCCTGCTGTCTATGACGCCTCTCGCCGTCTCTATGTCGATTACCTTGTCGAGGTTCAGGAGGAGCGTCTCGTTCTTGGTCTGGCTGTTGATGAGGATGACCCCTTTTCGTCTCACCTCCGCAGATATGGTGTCGTACGATCCGGCTATATAGAGGCCCGAAAGGCTTTCGAGGAGCAGCTTCATACTGTTTTCAATCTGTTGTTTAAAATTCTGCTTTTTCAGCTCCTCGAAGGTGGTGTCCGGGAGCTTCACGTCGAGGAGGTCAAAAAACGCCCCGCGATTTTCGTCATAGATGAGATTTCTCTCCTTTTCGTTTGTTCCCTTGGCCGATACCTCCCGCATCAGGTCAAAGGCCGATTCTATCCTGTCGAAGAGGGAGACAAGCGCGGTTCCATCGAGGTCAAATACTGATGGGATTGCGTTGACCGCCTCCGTACGCGCTCTCTCCGTGGTCTCCTTGTCCACAATAATGTAATCCTTCGAGGCCTTGATGTCTTTGGGGGCGTAGTCGCCCACCTTGTATTCTATTGTCGGGAACCGGGTCTCGGGCGCCATAATCAGGGCCAGTATGATGACGAAGGCGACAAACAACAGGATACGCTGGATTCTTGGATTCCTGTAGGTCTCGAGGTCTATGACATAGGCCAAGGGCCTCATGAATCTGACGGAGTTTAGTCCCTTCATCAAATCCCAGTAGGCGCCGCTTATTTTATCTAATATTTTCATTTGATTCCAAGTCTTTGTCGAGCTTTTCGTAGGCCTTTATTATCTCCCTCACAAGCCGATGACGGACTACGTCTTTCTCGTTGAAGTAACAAAAGTCGATCCCTTCGATGTCGCTTAATATCTTTTTTGCCTCCACGAGTCCCGAGATCTTTCCGGGGGGGAGGTCTATCTGGGTGATGTCACCCGTTATGACGGTCTTGGAGTTGAATCCGAGCCTTGTCAGAAACATCTTCATCTGCTCGCTGGTTGTGTTCTGGGCCTCGTCAAGCACTATGAACGAGTCATTCAAGGTTCTTCCCCTCATGAAGGCGAGGGGGGCGACCTCGATAATCCCCTTGTGAACGAGGCGCTGGGCCTGTTCGAAGTCCATCATGTCGTGCAGGGCATCGTAGAGGGGTCTCAGGTAGGGATTAATTTTTTCGTAGATGTCCCCGGGGAGAAAGCCCAGCTTCTCTCCGGCCTCCACCGCGGGTCTCGTAAGTATTACCCTGTTGACTTTTCCCCTTGTTATAAGATCCATCGCCATTGCCATGGCGAGGTACGTTTTGCCCGTTCCGGCGGGGCCGATTCCAAAGACAATATCAAACTGCCTTATGGAATCGATATACTTCTTTTGAGCAAGGCTCTTGGGCGTTATGCTCCTCTTTTTCGATGAGATATAGACCGTGTCGAGAAATATCTCCTTGAGGTTGACCTTTCTGTTTG contains these protein-coding regions:
- a CDS encoding HDIG domain-containing protein yields the protein MKILDKISGAYWDLMKGLNSVRFMRPLAYVIDLETYRNPRIQRILLFVAFVIILALIMAPETRFPTIEYKVGDYAPKDIKASKDYIIVDKETTERARTEAVNAIPSVFDLDGTALVSLFDRIESAFDLMREVSAKGTNEKERNLIYDENRGAFFDLLDVKLPDTTFEELKKQNFKQQIENSMKLLLESLSGLYIAGSYDTISAEVRRKGVILINSQTKNETLLLNLDKVIDIETARGVIDSRAKSLSPDISIRVVKPAMEISKLLIKPNVTYNLTETDRRKELAAKNVKPITIKIEKGQMIIEDGYRIDKNHLTILNGIAESQKDYNLFLVFLGILTLISILIYVSFIFASKNISKFKSSNKDLIFYCITILVFLIITKFGLFMADALGDRYESIPQSAYKFAIPVIAGAMLVRIVLNSESAIIYAIISSIFSGIILGDDVLFMSYLFIGSLLGAHLVAKTKQRSTLVYAGFVVGLVNILLIFLLNVSKIKLLYTDVLSSISTNPGTVFSALAFSLFGFFGAIIASVLVLGFTPLVELLFGYTTDIKLVELSNLDHPLLKDMVIRSPGTYHHSIIVGNLAEAGATAIHANPLLARVSAYYHDIGKIKKPNYFIENTTIDNNPHDRLSPHMSSLILISHVKDGVDLARKYKLGDEIINVIQQHHGTHLINYFYQRAVESDDGKGNPVDEKSFRYPGPKPQTREAGLVLLADNVEAASKVLTDPKPARVSAMVQSIIERLFLDGQLDQCELTLKDLDAIGRSFIQVLNGIFHQRIDYPEPVIDREREEAEMEGEKFDGPNKKREAPKKGGDKSNRVEGANPPRRNGKR
- a CDS encoding AsmA family protein, coding for MKIVAILAVIFVVLVFVVIPAIVTFFVDMDGYRPEIISKIKEKTGKEVEIGKLSLSLIGGVGLKAKDVSVKDPKIKDKNILSTSSITARISLIRLLKGELGIKKVVLKGPEFNIVKYRDGTLNIAESNAVDRDRGAPEGEKDFSPSTGDNEIAPAPSPGDSVKSLFKIRSVSIRSIEIVGGRFVYSSERSGAKTHQPVKIVELSGVDLDVSSINLPTVFTGDKNSLESKEIEGKIVGEIENASFNKTRVSKVDFTCSVGGGEAVIKEFVFSIYGGIVGAEGIFRYASESPSGELSIRASGIRFHELLNSISDEENLIVGTLKLDGNFAFPIKGGKAFTSDLKGKGNVSVTDGTVPDFSIRKELAKSLKIPPATLPAELDTGDFSYMGGSYTIDSGKLFTNDFKTEGPSYNSMTQGYLGFNGVLDFSGNIYPSEEVVRTSSFEKLTSSIGMGGKLDKIPFTVTGTLDNVKFKIEYEGLFGLGSEGGSKALKELGKSILENIFK
- a CDS encoding PhoH family protein → MSLDSTTKIDFEDNNLVRSLFGEHNSHLTIIEEDTGTKISARGATVTITGDKDEVEISENLLIQLYDLLKKGYPVYSPDIDFALRILKANRKVNLKEIFLDTVYISSKKRSITPKSLAQKKYIDSIRQFDIVFGIGPAGTGKTYLAMAMAMDLITRGKVNRVILTRPAVEAGEKLGFLPGDIYEKINPYLRPLYDALHDMMDFEQAQRLVHKGIIEVAPLAFMRGRTLNDSFIVLDEAQNTTSEQMKMFLTRLGFNSKTVITGDITQIDLPPGKISGLVEAKKILSDIEGIDFCYFNEKDVVRHRLVREIIKAYEKLDKDLESNENIR
- the lnt gene encoding apolipoprotein N-acyltransferase, yielding MKPKAKKSVKIEGKMEDRPKWIKDVILAGFGGCLFFLSLPAPSISILAWICLVPLLFAVKDYSPYRASILGFVFGLFANLGVFYWTALPASRYGGVPIYLGILITVLLVLYVSIYAGVFSAFVSWTRERFGTSEIVSVPIALTALEYLRGTLFTGFPWCFIGHSQIPFLPVVQVLDITGVFGVTFTIAIVNAAVYLVFLKIVGARKKFPWAEVAVSASLVAILIAYGLYAINRETKRASSAPGITVSLIQGNIRQDIKWNPAYQDETVSIYEELTLSTEKSNPDLIVWSETATPFFFKDHPYFRPRVEGLAMITEAYLFFGTVDYKIIGEQYRYQNSAYLLNPEGSLVGKYDKTHLVPFAEYVPLKRLFFFVDKIVEGVGDYLPGEKREPLETGFGGLGSLVCYEAIFPYMTRDYAKDGAVLFINITNDAWFGKTSAPYQHFSMSRIRAIETRIPLVRCANTGVSAFVDTIGRVKSQTPIFKRTAVTDKVKIGNRLTFYTRFGDIFAQLVTLAFIFPLLVGISGIIRGSLNKKRKKK
- a CDS encoding ABC transporter permease; the encoded protein is MSGQGRMMEREKTGEDWGILGKFLYGTYIIWLRDMKRLLRDKHQFYGSLARPILWLLILGMGLRPVFTVTSGVDYIQYIFPGIVVMSLIFSGMWAGISVIWDREFGFLKEILVAPIPRTSIVAGKVMGGAAQALLQGSITLIFAPIIGLRFALMDIFLMIAVMLIISIALASLGIVIASRMHSYEGFGTVSNFVIMPLFFLSGAIYPVETLPGWLKVMVSLNPVTYGVDLMRGVVLGMRSFPLVDDITYIVGFGVAMGGLAVILFRRH
- a CDS encoding flavodoxin family protein, whose translation is MKVVAFNGSPRKDGNTAVLIDLVLNELKAKGIETELISLAGKNLIDCQACRKCKTNKDKHCSMTKDEMNGYIDAMLNADGIIIGSPVYFSNYTSNIKSLIDRAGYVAKGNDDMFKRKVGAAVVAARRAGSLPTFDSINHFFLISQMIVPGSSYWNMGFGLEKGDVKGDAEGVEIMKNLGRNMAWLLKKLG
- the ybeY gene encoding rRNA maturation RNase YbeY, which codes for MKVQTLLEETGRDKAELSILLTDDETISSLNERYLNRKGATNVLSFGQGEPQTEGTKDLPPYILGDIVVSVDTAERQAKTRGVGLTEEIIILTVHGLLHLLGYVHDPREGASTEDELLMLKEEARLLSLIGIHDI
- a CDS encoding ATP-binding cassette domain-containing protein; translated protein: MIEVDRLVKKFDEVTAVDDISFEVKEGESFGFLGPNGAGKTTTIRILTTLILPTSGRGRVNGYDIAKESDRVRESIGIIFQEPSLDERLTAYDNLYFHAALYRVPKREIRPRIEKALTMVELRKFKDKVVNTFSGGMKRRLEIARGFLHMPRVLFLDEPTLGLDPQTRRVIWEYIRKLKDDFGVTLFLTTHYMEEAEESDRVGIIHKGKIVAVDSPENMKKSIGRDTIVLSNSDGNERAVRALGFDVVRAGDKLMIGVDSSEDALRKILNGGVSLENLMIKRPTLEDVFIEITGTAIADEPGNSMSLIKRAVRMRRMK
- the prfB gene encoding peptide chain release factor 2 (programmed frameshift), producing the protein MIVDLSSDFTDSLRDFEERFYTLGGFFEPEALKRRLGELEEIMSSPDFWNDTERAKKIGREKTAVEDQLSWISGLEKDFEELTILTEMLDDGEKDAADEILKKLDNLEREIDKMETRRMLSGENDRNSAIVQINSGAGGTEAQDWAEMLFRMYSRWIESRDFELEVVDLLPGDEAGIKNITFLVEGDYAYGLLKAEVGVHRLIRISPFDTGKRRHTSFASVFVSPQVDDDIDIEINESDLRIDTFRASGAGGQHVNKTDSAVRITHLPTNIVVTCSNEKSQHRNKAIALKILKSRLYENRLEEERKKQEELHSQKKDISWGSQIRTYTMQPYRLVKDHRTGIEVGNVDAVLDGEIDKFIETYLLSSN